In a genomic window of Quercus lobata isolate SW786 chromosome 4, ValleyOak3.0 Primary Assembly, whole genome shotgun sequence:
- the LOC115986641 gene encoding zinc finger A20 and AN1 domain-containing stress-associated protein 8-like: MEHNETGCQAPPEAPKLCANNCGFFGSAATMNLCSKCHKDLILKQEQAKLAASSVESIVSGSSSSNTKEPAVAAVAAVELPAGSLESMVISTEASSTSALNVKGEEKVKEGPNRCNTCRKRVGLTGFNCRCGNLFCAVHRYSDKHECPYDYRAAGQDAIAKANPVVKAEKLDTKI; this comes from the coding sequence ATGGAGCACAACGAGACAGGATGCCAGGCACCTCCTGAAGCACCTAAGCTTTGTGCCAACAACTGTGGCTTCTTTGGAAGTGCAGCAACCATGAACTTGTGTTCCAAGTGCCACAAGGACTTGATTTTGAAGCAGGAACAAGCTAAACTTGCAGCATCTTCTGTTGAGAGTATTGTGAGTGGCAGCTCTAGCTCCAACACAAAGGAACCTGCTGTTGCTGCTGTTGCTGCTGTAGAGCTGCCGGCTGGTTCACTTGAGTCCATGGTCATATCAACTGAAGCATCCTCTACTTCAGCATTGAATGTGAAGGGTGAGGAAAAGGTGAAGGAAGGTCCAAATAGGTGCAACACTTGCAGGAAACGTGTTGGTCTGacagggttcaactgtaggtgtGGAAATCTTTTCTGCGCCGTTCATCGGTACTCAGATAAGCACGAATGCCCCTATGATTATCGGGCTGCTGGTCAGGATGCTATAGCAAAAGCCAACCCTGTTGTCAAAGCCGAAAAGCTAGATACCAAAATCTAG